One window of Salvelinus namaycush isolate Seneca unplaced genomic scaffold, SaNama_1.0 Scaffold2295, whole genome shotgun sequence genomic DNA carries:
- the LOC120038658 gene encoding CMRF35-like molecule 5 isoform X1 — protein sequence MKILHVVSCCLLSAVVCVLSGVITNRATEGGNAHTECPYDRGYETYQKYLSKGLYRDRVVVIQTQNPAWTHQGRYSLYDDTERRVFTVNITNLILEDADTYWCGVNTWGHDEPTEVRLTVVRALSLTAPVPPKPGPVTSRPLLSTTHQSTNITKATDSSNSTTGDVMFSVVGLGVVLLLLGLLLFMFFRQRRDRDRRPTASKHSARLLVSDSMTTNQDPDTGTITNPIYATGINHNPYTACDITIIYAKATNPHPDDIYSNVGGGEALL from the exons ATGAAGATACTCCATGTTGTCTCCTGCTGTCTCCTCTCAG CTGTGGTCTGTGTGTTGTCAGGGGTGATTACAAACAGAGCAACAGAAGGAGGAAATGCTCACACTGAGTGTCCTTATGATCGGGGGTATGAAACATACCAGAAGTACCTCTCTAAAGGGTTATACAGAGACAGGGTTGTTGTCATCCAAACCCAAAACCCAGCGTGGACTCATCAAGGGAGATATTCTCTGTATGAcgacacagagagaagagtcttCACTGTGAACATCACTAACCTGATCCTAGAGGATGCTGATACATACTGGTGTGGAGTGAATACATGGGGACATGATGAGCCAACTGAAGTCAGGCTCACTGTGGTCAGAG ctctctctctcacagctccTGTTCCTCCCAAACCTGGCCCAGTCACATCCAGACCTCTCCTCTCCACGACACACCAATCAACAAACATCACCAAGGCAACTGACTCCTCAAACTCCACTACTG GTGACGTGATGTTCTCTGTTGTTGGTCTGGGTGTTGTTCTACTACTGCTGGGTCTGCTGCTGTTCATGTTCtttagacagaggagagacagagacaggagaccaaCAG CATCTAAACACTCTGCCAGACTGTTGGTGTCTGACTCCATGACAACCAACCAGGATCCAGACACAGGAACCATCACCAACCCCATCTATGCCACAGGAATCAATCATAACCCATATACAGCTTGTGACATCACCATAATCTATGCCAAGGCAACCAATCCTCATCCAGATGACATCTACTCCAACGTTGGAGGTGGAGAGGCTCTACTGtaa
- the LOC120038658 gene encoding CMRF35-like molecule 7 isoform X2, which yields MKILHVVSCCLLSAVVCVLSGVITNRATEGGNAHTECPYDRGYETYQKYLSKGLYRDRVVVIQTQNPAWTHQGRYSLYDDTERRVFTVNITNLILEDADTYWCGVNTWGHDEPTEVRLTVVRALSLTAPVPPKPGPVTSRPLLSTTHQSTNITKATDSSNSTTASKHSARLLVSDSMTTNQDPDTGTITNPIYATGINHNPYTACDITIIYAKATNPHPDDIYSNVGGGEALL from the exons ATGAAGATACTCCATGTTGTCTCCTGCTGTCTCCTCTCAG CTGTGGTCTGTGTGTTGTCAGGGGTGATTACAAACAGAGCAACAGAAGGAGGAAATGCTCACACTGAGTGTCCTTATGATCGGGGGTATGAAACATACCAGAAGTACCTCTCTAAAGGGTTATACAGAGACAGGGTTGTTGTCATCCAAACCCAAAACCCAGCGTGGACTCATCAAGGGAGATATTCTCTGTATGAcgacacagagagaagagtcttCACTGTGAACATCACTAACCTGATCCTAGAGGATGCTGATACATACTGGTGTGGAGTGAATACATGGGGACATGATGAGCCAACTGAAGTCAGGCTCACTGTGGTCAGAG ctctctctctcacagctccTGTTCCTCCCAAACCTGGCCCAGTCACATCCAGACCTCTCCTCTCCACGACACACCAATCAACAAACATCACCAAGGCAACTGACTCCTCAAACTCCACTACTG CATCTAAACACTCTGCCAGACTGTTGGTGTCTGACTCCATGACAACCAACCAGGATCCAGACACAGGAACCATCACCAACCCCATCTATGCCACAGGAATCAATCATAACCCATATACAGCTTGTGACATCACCATAATCTATGCCAAGGCAACCAATCCTCATCCAGATGACATCTACTCCAACGTTGGAGGTGGAGAGGCTCTACTGtaa